The sequence below is a genomic window from Flavobacterium keumense.
TTTTTAGAAGTTGCGATTTTTTGGTCTTGGCTAAAACTAAGAAGGAAAGAAAACAGGCAAATTGTAGTGATTAGTTTTTTCATAATTTGGTGAGATTTGAGTGTTAAATAATACAGCTAAAATAGAGAAATATTTGAATAAAACAATTATTCTGTAATGGCATTCCATCCTCTGGCTTTCAATGGGATTTTAGTATTGGCACGGGTAACCAAATGTATGCCTTCGCTTTCTTGTGTCATGTGTCCAATGACAGAAAAGTTTGGATTCCCTTTTATTTTGTCAAAGTCATCCATTTTTATAGTAAACAATAATTCATAATCTTCGCCGCCACTTAAAGCAACGGTAGTACTATCAATATTAAATTCTTCACACACGTTAATAAATTGAGGGTCTAAAGGCAATTTGTCTTCATATAAATTACATCCAACTTTTGATTGTTTGCACAAATGGATAATCTCAGACGACAATCCATCCGAAATATCAATCATGGAAGTAGGTTTGATTTCAAGTGCATGCAATAAAGTACGGACGTCTTTCCGAGCCTCTGGTTTTAATTGGCGTTCAATTAAGTAGGTATAAGCATCCAAATCAGGTTGTGAATTAGGGTTTACTAAAAACACTTGTTTTTCTCTTTCCAAGACTTGTAATCCCATATATGCTGCGCCAATGTCGCCTGTTACTACTAATAAATCGGTCGATTGGGCTCCGTTTCTATAGGTTAATTCGGTGGCATCAGCTTCTCCAATAGCGGTAATAGAAATAATCAATCCCTTTTGTGATGAGGTGGTGTCTCCACCAATTACATCCACTTTATATTCATTAGTAGCCAAAGTGATACCTTCAAATAATTCTTCTAAGGCTTCCAAAGGGAAACGATTGGAAACCGCAATCGAAACTGTGATTTGTGTGGCTTTGGCATTCATGGCACAGATGTCAGATACATTAGTCACGACTGCTTTGTAGCCCAAATGTTTCAAAGGCATATAGGCCAAATCAAAATGAACTCCTTCCACCAACATATCGGTTGAAACCACTACTTTTTTGTCTTTAAAATCTAAGACAGCCGCGTCGTCTCCAATTCCTTTTAGTGTAGAAGGTTGTGTAATTGCAAAGTTTTTGGTCAAGTGATCAATCAATCCGAATTCGCCTAATTGCGAAATGCTGGTGCGTTGTGGGTTTTTATCTTCAATCATGGTAGGATAACAAATTTAAAGCAACAAAGGTACAAAGTTTTTTAGGCATACATCTGTAGAAAAAACAAATCCCAACAACTTTCGTCATTAGGATTTAAATTTATACTTTGTATATTCTAATCGTTCAATTTTAATACCGCCATAAATGCTTCTTGAGGAATCTCTACATTTCCTACTTGACGCATACGTTTCTTCCCTTTTTTCTGTTTTTCCAATAATTTACGCTTACGCGAAATATCCCCTCCGTAACATTTAGCCGTAACGTCTTTACGTAAGGCTTTGATGGTTTCACGCGCAATGATTTTGGCTCCAATTGCTGCTTGAATTGGAATGTCAAACTGCTGTCTCGGAATCAATTCGCGTAATTTTTCGGT
It includes:
- the thiL gene encoding thiamine-phosphate kinase, encoding MIEDKNPQRTSISQLGEFGLIDHLTKNFAITQPSTLKGIGDDAAVLDFKDKKVVVSTDMLVEGVHFDLAYMPLKHLGYKAVVTNVSDICAMNAKATQITVSIAVSNRFPLEALEELFEGITLATNEYKVDVIGGDTTSSQKGLIISITAIGEADATELTYRNGAQSTDLLVVTGDIGAAYMGLQVLEREKQVFLVNPNSQPDLDAYTYLIERQLKPEARKDVRTLLHALEIKPTSMIDISDGLSSEIIHLCKQSKVGCNLYEDKLPLDPQFINVCEEFNIDSTTVALSGGEDYELLFTIKMDDFDKIKGNPNFSVIGHMTQESEGIHLVTRANTKIPLKARGWNAITE